Proteins encoded by one window of Bacillus sp. DTU_2020_1000418_1_SI_GHA_SEK_038:
- the moaD gene encoding molybdopterin converting factor subunit 1: MIKVLFFAHLRDAVGEESVQLDVSGKTVAELKQLISEKYESVNLENVMTAINEEFASNEEVTQAGDTVAFIPPVSGG, from the coding sequence ATGATTAAAGTTTTATTTTTTGCTCATTTGCGTGACGCCGTTGGAGAGGAATCTGTCCAGCTGGATGTGAGCGGAAAAACCGTTGCCGAGCTGAAACAGCTTATTTCTGAAAAATATGAGTCCGTTAATCTGGAAAATGTCATGACGGCTATTAATGAAGAGTTTGCATCTAATGAAGAGGTTACTCAAGCTGGGGATACAGTTGCGTTTATTCCTCCGGTCAGTGGAGGCTGA
- the pta gene encoding phosphate acetyltransferase encodes MIDLFRKLQEKVKGKNIKIVFPEGTDNRILAAAGRLAEGKILTPILIGGLTEIEEKAKEMNISLEGAEVYDPNKNALVDEMVAAFVERRNGKASEEDARKILLDENYFGTMLVYMNKADGLVSGAAHSTADTVRPALQIIKTIDGVRKTSGVFIMVREDEEYVFADCAINIAPDSQDLAEIAIESAKTAKMFDIEPRIAMLSFSTKGSAKSPETEKVIAAVEEVKKRNPQLLIDGEFQFDAAFVPSVAKKKAPDSPIQGDANVFIFPSLEAGNIGYKIAQRLGRFEAIGPILQGLNQPVNDLSRGCNEEDVYKLALITAAQALRD; translated from the coding sequence ATGATTGATTTATTTAGAAAGTTACAGGAAAAGGTCAAGGGGAAGAATATAAAAATTGTTTTTCCGGAAGGGACGGATAATCGAATACTAGCAGCTGCAGGAAGGCTGGCGGAAGGGAAAATACTGACGCCTATCTTAATTGGCGGGCTTACCGAAATTGAGGAAAAGGCGAAGGAGATGAACATTTCACTAGAGGGTGCGGAAGTTTATGATCCAAACAAAAATGCATTAGTTGATGAAATGGTGGCTGCCTTTGTAGAAAGAAGAAACGGAAAAGCTTCTGAAGAGGATGCAAGAAAAATTCTTCTCGATGAAAATTACTTCGGAACCATGCTCGTATATATGAATAAAGCGGATGGACTTGTAAGCGGGGCTGCTCATTCAACGGCTGATACCGTTCGTCCCGCATTGCAGATTATCAAAACAATTGATGGTGTAAGGAAAACATCGGGTGTCTTCATCATGGTTCGGGAGGATGAAGAGTATGTTTTTGCAGATTGTGCCATAAATATTGCTCCGGACAGTCAGGATTTGGCGGAGATCGCCATTGAAAGTGCCAAAACAGCGAAAATGTTTGATATCGAGCCGCGGATAGCGATGCTAAGCTTCTCAACAAAGGGATCAGCGAAGTCCCCGGAAACCGAAAAGGTCATTGCGGCCGTTGAAGAGGTAAAAAAACGGAATCCGCAATTATTAATTGATGGGGAATTTCAGTTCGATGCAGCATTTGTCCCATCTGTAGCTAAGAAGAAGGCACCGGATTCACCGATCCAAGGGGATGCGAACGTTTTTATTTTCCCAAGCTTGGAGGCAGGAAATATTGGTTATAAAATAGCTCAGCGTCTTGGGAGGTTTGAAGCAATCGGCCCTATTTTACAAGGGTTGAACCAGCCAGTTAACGACCTTTCCCGCGGATGCAATGAAGAGGATGTCTATAAACTAGCCTTAATTACCGCCGCACAGGCATTGAGAGATTAA
- a CDS encoding MoeB/ThiF family adenylyltransferase, which yields MDDRYSRQTLFPFIGKEGQEKIRSKHVLMIGAGALGSGNAEILTRAGIGKLTIIDRDYVEASNLQRQQLYTEQDVEEKLPKAAAAAKRLQAINSDVNIQAVIADANPEMMEDLIQGVDLIIDATDNFETRMMINDISQKHHIPWIYGGCVGSFGMSLTIIPGKTPCLNCLLKTIPVQGMTCDTGGIIGPAVQMAISHQAAEALKILVEDWDAVRTSFVSFDLWRNQYTSMKVSKAKDTGCLSCGEMRTYPYLDSENMMKSTVLCGRDTVQIRPPRQQQIQLGDLSRQLRTLGYQVKGNPYLLSVEMDEQRLVIFNDGRALIHGTNDLTQAKAIYQRLLG from the coding sequence ATGGATGATCGATACTCCCGGCAGACCCTGTTTCCGTTCATAGGGAAAGAGGGGCAGGAGAAAATCCGTTCCAAGCATGTATTGATGATTGGAGCGGGTGCTTTAGGTTCAGGCAATGCTGAAATTTTAACCAGAGCGGGCATTGGAAAATTAACGATCATCGACCGCGATTATGTGGAGGCAAGCAATCTGCAGCGCCAGCAGCTTTATACGGAGCAGGATGTGGAAGAGAAACTTCCGAAGGCGGCAGCGGCTGCGAAGCGGCTGCAAGCCATTAATTCAGACGTTAACATCCAAGCTGTGATTGCGGATGCGAATCCAGAAATGATGGAGGACCTAATTCAAGGTGTAGATTTAATCATCGATGCAACGGATAATTTCGAAACAAGAATGATGATCAATGATATCTCACAAAAGCATCATATCCCGTGGATCTATGGGGGATGCGTTGGGAGCTTTGGCATGAGCCTGACCATTATACCTGGAAAGACTCCTTGTTTGAATTGCCTGCTTAAAACGATTCCTGTTCAAGGGATGACCTGTGATACGGGCGGAATCATTGGACCAGCTGTACAGATGGCCATTTCACACCAAGCCGCAGAAGCTTTGAAAATTCTTGTGGAAGACTGGGATGCTGTTAGAACCTCCTTTGTCAGCTTTGATTTATGGAGAAATCAATATACTAGTATGAAGGTTTCGAAGGCAAAGGATACAGGCTGTTTGTCGTGTGGAGAAATGAGAACCTATCCGTACCTTGACAGCGAAAACATGATGAAATCAACAGTTCTTTGTGGAAGGGATACCGTGCAAATTCGTCCGCCAAGACAGCAGCAAATTCAGTTAGGTGATTTATCTCGTCAGTTAAGAACGCTCGGCTACCAGGTGAAGGGAAATCCTTATTTACTTTCTGTTGAAATGGATGAGCAGCGTCTCGTTATTTTTAATGATGGCCGGGCGCTCATTCATGGCACAAATGATTTAACACAGGCTAAAGCGATTTATCAGCGTTTGCTTGGATAA
- a CDS encoding c-type cytochrome, which translates to MKKLFLSSVLGIISLLVLGFTLTYFIVKDPDKHMAADSQPTNANQEQTGETVKHPYAPPSLDDVPVGEEGELIKLGHKYATETSTALDGYVGNTLSCASCHANGGYEGSLDLVGISKTYPQYNPRAGKEVTIEDRINGCFKRSMNGKPLPKDSQEMKAMVAFYDYISQNVPDGTTERPWAKLKRSEADIENVDIEEGRELYNKACITCHGENGGQGTPLALWGDDSYNIGAGMARLRTAAGFIKEYMPKAEVGGYSQGSLTDEEAMNIAAYINAQMRPDFPDKIYDWPNGDAPDDAAYETIAGKKKDNTAKK; encoded by the coding sequence ATGAAAAAACTTTTTCTATCCTCTGTTCTTGGAATCATTTCATTATTAGTGCTGGGCTTTACATTGACTTATTTCATTGTAAAAGATCCAGATAAACATATGGCAGCAGATTCACAGCCAACAAATGCAAATCAAGAGCAAACAGGGGAAACTGTTAAACATCCGTATGCCCCGCCAAGCCTTGACGATGTACCCGTGGGAGAAGAGGGAGAATTAATTAAGCTCGGCCACAAATATGCAACTGAAACAAGCACCGCATTGGACGGATATGTTGGAAACACCTTAAGCTGTGCAAGCTGCCATGCCAACGGAGGATATGAAGGATCCCTTGATCTAGTAGGAATTTCAAAAACTTACCCGCAGTATAATCCCAGAGCTGGGAAAGAGGTCACAATTGAGGATCGAATCAACGGCTGTTTCAAAAGAAGCATGAATGGAAAACCACTGCCAAAGGATTCACAAGAAATGAAAGCGATGGTTGCATTCTACGATTATATTTCGCAAAATGTTCCTGATGGCACAACAGAAAGACCGTGGGCTAAGTTAAAAAGGTCGGAAGCGGATATTGAAAATGTCGATATTGAAGAAGGCCGAGAGCTTTACAATAAAGCCTGCATAACCTGCCATGGTGAAAATGGCGGTCAAGGTACACCTCTAGCTCTTTGGGGTGACGATTCATATAATATCGGAGCTGGGATGGCTAGACTAAGAACAGCCGCAGGCTTTATTAAAGAATATATGCCCAAGGCGGAAGTTGGGGGTTACTCACAAGGTTCTCTTACCGATGAGGAAGCTATGAATATAGCAGCCTATATTAATGCCCAAATGCGTCCTGACTTCCCTGACAAAATTTATGATTGGCCAAACGGAGATGCCCCTGACGATGCTGCATACGAAACCATTGCCGGGAAAAAGAAGGATAACACCGCGAAAAAGTAG
- a CDS encoding molybdenum cofactor guanylyltransferase — protein MQSTGIIMAGGKSSRMGTNKALLPIGGKTVIERIVMELNKIVSNIVIVTNTFEDYQFLRLPMVKDIWKDMGPLAGIHAGLSASSTEKNLIVACDMPFISSQLGGILLTLLDDYQVAVPHISGQLHPLFAAYRKDTIGEVHQSLQNQELRIRQFFKHTKTKFVTEACLQKLQYHYQEQHFFNMNHQEDFERAVKMESDFKLK, from the coding sequence ATGCAATCAACAGGGATTATCATGGCTGGCGGCAAGTCGAGCAGAATGGGGACGAATAAGGCGCTGTTGCCCATCGGTGGAAAAACAGTGATAGAACGAATTGTGATGGAGCTAAATAAGATAGTCTCAAACATTGTCATTGTCACTAATACTTTTGAGGACTATCAATTTTTAAGGCTCCCAATGGTTAAGGACATATGGAAGGACATGGGGCCGCTGGCTGGAATCCATGCTGGCTTGAGTGCCTCCAGCACAGAAAAAAATCTTATCGTGGCGTGTGACATGCCGTTTATTTCATCTCAATTAGGTGGGATTTTGCTGACCCTTTTAGATGATTATCAAGTCGCTGTCCCTCATATTTCAGGCCAGCTTCATCCATTGTTTGCTGCCTACCGGAAGGATACTATTGGAGAAGTACATCAATCCTTGCAAAATCAGGAACTGCGAATCAGGCAGTTTTTTAAACATACTAAGACGAAATTCGTTACAGAAGCTTGTCTTCAGAAGCTTCAATACCATTATCAGGAACAGCACTTTTTCAACATGAATCATCAAGAAGATTTTGAAAGGGCAGTAAAAATGGAGTCTGATTTTAAGCTTAAATAA
- the bshB2 gene encoding bacillithiol biosynthesis deacetylase BshB2 has translation MEKERHILVVFPHPDDEAFGVSGTISSHIESGTPVTYACLTLGEMGRNMGNPPFATRESLAHIRKKELQDAANILGITDLRMLGYRDKTIEFENEEVVAAHMASIIKDVNPSLIITFYPGYAVHPDHDATGAAVIRAVREMPAEERPKVHCVAFSHNCEEELGQADVVNDVSAFVHKKIATIKAHVSQTQLVVSQMAINLENQDPEYLARFHNERFWTYSF, from the coding sequence ATGGAAAAAGAAAGACATATTCTTGTCGTATTCCCCCATCCCGATGATGAGGCATTTGGTGTATCTGGAACGATTTCCTCCCATATCGAAAGTGGGACGCCTGTAACATACGCCTGCCTGACTTTGGGTGAAATGGGGCGAAATATGGGAAATCCTCCTTTTGCCACAAGAGAATCCTTGGCCCATATTCGCAAAAAGGAATTACAGGATGCTGCGAATATTCTAGGGATTACTGATTTAAGAATGCTTGGCTACCGAGATAAAACAATTGAATTTGAAAATGAGGAAGTGGTCGCTGCCCATATGGCGTCCATTATTAAAGATGTAAATCCTTCTTTAATCATCACATTCTATCCAGGCTATGCTGTGCATCCAGACCATGATGCCACAGGTGCAGCCGTCATTCGGGCGGTTAGGGAAATGCCTGCTGAAGAACGTCCAAAGGTTCATTGTGTGGCCTTTTCTCATAATTGTGAGGAAGAACTGGGCCAGGCAGATGTCGTCAATGATGTATCCGCCTTTGTTCATAAAAAGATCGCCACCATTAAAGCACATGTATCGCAAACCCAGCTGGTCGTAAGTCAAATGGCGATAAACCTAGAGAACCAGGATCCCGAGTATTTAGCCAGATTTCATAACGAGCGCTTTTGGACCTATTCGTTCTAG
- a CDS encoding molybdenum cofactor biosynthesis protein MoaE, translating into MNFYEISKEPIVIQEVIDKVVQREAGAITTFIGTVRELTHGKKTLYLIYEAYEAMAVKKLEQIGHEIKERWSGAEVAITHRVGKLDITDIAVVIAVSTPHRADAYEANRYAIERIKEIVPIWKKEHWEDGEEWIGNQLETVAYPKGKPEESDLND; encoded by the coding sequence TTGAATTTTTACGAGATTTCTAAGGAGCCGATTGTCATTCAAGAAGTGATCGATAAAGTGGTCCAGCGTGAGGCGGGGGCCATTACAACCTTTATCGGTACAGTGCGCGAATTAACTCATGGAAAAAAGACATTGTACTTAATTTATGAGGCCTATGAAGCAATGGCAGTAAAGAAGCTTGAACAGATTGGGCATGAAATAAAGGAGCGCTGGAGCGGGGCAGAAGTCGCGATTACTCACCGTGTCGGGAAGCTTGATATTACTGATATTGCCGTTGTTATTGCGGTTTCAACCCCTCATCGAGCTGATGCTTATGAAGCAAATCGATATGCAATTGAACGAATTAAGGAGATTGTTCCGATTTGGAAAAAGGAGCATTGGGAGGATGGAGAGGAATGGATTGGCAACCAGCTTGAAACGGTTGCCTATCCAAAAGGAAAACCGGAGGAGAGTGACCTAAATGATTAA
- the hemQ gene encoding hydrogen peroxide-dependent heme synthase → MSEAAKTLEGWYSLHDFRAIDWTSWKMLSSDERQAAIHEFVTLVDKWNGVQSEKKGSHALYTVVGQKADFMMMVLRPTLEELNEIENEFNKTKLAEYTVPVYSYVSVVELSNYLPSDQDPYQSPEVLARLYPILPKAKHVCFYPMDKRRQGNDNWYMLPMEDRRNMMRSHGMIGRQYAGKVKQIITGSVGLDDYEWGVTLFSDDALQFKKLVYEMRFDEVSARYGEFGSFFVGNLLEENQISKLLHVN, encoded by the coding sequence ATGAGTGAAGCAGCAAAAACGCTCGAGGGCTGGTATAGTTTACATGACTTCCGTGCTATTGATTGGACGTCTTGGAAGATGCTTTCTAGTGATGAGCGCCAAGCAGCTATCCATGAGTTTGTAACCCTGGTTGACAAATGGAATGGGGTTCAGAGTGAGAAAAAAGGCAGCCACGCATTGTATACAGTTGTTGGCCAAAAAGCCGATTTTATGATGATGGTGTTACGACCAACTTTAGAAGAATTAAATGAAATTGAAAATGAATTTAATAAAACTAAGCTAGCTGAATATACGGTTCCTGTGTATTCCTATGTGTCCGTTGTGGAACTAAGCAATTACTTGCCTTCCGATCAGGACCCTTACCAAAGCCCAGAAGTACTTGCCCGCCTATATCCAATTCTGCCTAAGGCTAAGCATGTATGCTTCTATCCAATGGACAAACGCCGTCAAGGCAATGATAACTGGTATATGCTTCCGATGGAAGACCGCCGCAATATGATGCGCAGCCATGGGATGATAGGCCGCCAATATGCAGGCAAGGTGAAACAAATTATTACTGGTTCTGTCGGTTTAGATGACTACGAGTGGGGCGTTACGCTATTCTCTGATGATGCACTTCAATTCAAAAAGCTTGTATACGAAATGCGTTTTGACGAAGTAAGTGCTCGCTATGGAGAGTTTGGCTCCTTCTTCGTTGGAAATCTGCTTGAGGAAAATCAAATTAGCAAGCTGCTGCATGTCAATTAA
- a CDS encoding response regulator transcription factor, with product MEKLRGKTILIVEDEERIRRLIKLSLQREGYEILEAANGYEAKEQYLKYDPCFIILDMMLPGLTGNEICTWLREDLNSNVPIIILSANHSERDRIEGLKLGADDYMAKPFSLEELTTRIETVLRRTANRCSKISYRGLTLKPIVGMAKFVDTPLDLTLFEYKLLYLFMTHPDQVFSREQIISLIYNHEEKLINERTVDVHIKNLREKIAHYSDYPFIQTVRGIGYKFTT from the coding sequence ATGGAGAAGCTTAGGGGAAAAACGATACTGATTGTTGAAGACGAGGAAAGAATTAGAAGGTTAATAAAACTATCTTTACAAAGAGAAGGCTATGAAATATTAGAAGCAGCTAATGGCTATGAAGCAAAGGAACAATATTTAAAATATGACCCGTGCTTTATTATTCTAGATATGATGCTTCCCGGCTTAACCGGAAACGAGATTTGCACCTGGCTGCGTGAAGACTTGAACAGCAATGTGCCTATTATTATTCTTTCAGCCAATCACAGTGAAAGAGACCGGATTGAAGGTTTGAAATTGGGTGCAGACGACTATATGGCTAAACCCTTTAGTTTAGAGGAATTAACGACCCGAATTGAAACGGTTTTAAGAAGAACAGCGAACCGGTGCAGCAAAATCAGCTATCGCGGGCTCACACTTAAACCGATCGTTGGCATGGCCAAATTTGTAGATACACCCCTAGACCTAACCCTCTTTGAATATAAATTGCTTTACCTTTTTATGACTCATCCTGATCAAGTATTTTCGAGAGAACAAATTATTTCATTAATCTACAATCATGAAGAAAAATTAATTAACGAACGCACGGTTGATGTGCACATTAAAAACCTTCGTGAGAAAATTGCCCATTACTCAGACTACCCTTTTATCCAAACGGTTCGGGGAATTGGCTATAAATTCACAACATAG
- a CDS encoding DUF423 domain-containing protein, with protein sequence MKLFIILGALNAFLSVALGAFGAHGLEKMVEPKYLEIWKTGVQYQMFHATGLLVIGVLLGKMPANALLSWSGWMMLIGIVLFSGSLYALTVTQISILGAITPLGGVSFLAAWVLLIVAAVKYL encoded by the coding sequence ATGAAATTATTTATTATTCTCGGGGCGCTAAATGCCTTTTTATCTGTGGCTTTGGGTGCATTTGGTGCTCATGGGCTTGAAAAAATGGTAGAACCAAAGTATCTGGAAATTTGGAAGACAGGTGTTCAATATCAAATGTTTCATGCTACTGGCCTGTTAGTTATAGGAGTACTGCTTGGTAAAATGCCGGCAAATGCCCTATTATCGTGGTCTGGCTGGATGATGCTCATTGGGATTGTTCTTTTCTCAGGCAGCTTATACGCTTTAACCGTTACTCAAATCAGTATCCTTGGCGCAATTACACCTTTAGGCGGGGTTTCCTTTTTGGCAGCTTGGGTGCTATTGATTGTAGCTGCTGTGAAATATTTATAA
- the pdxK gene encoding pyridoxine/pyridoxal/pyridoxamine kinase — MTMKKVLTIAGSDTSGGAGIQADLKTFQELGVYGMTALTTIVTMDPKNNWNHNVFPIALDTLETQLETILSTGIDAMKTGMLGSVEIVELAAKTIDENQLDKVVIDPVLVCKGEDEVLHPETADALRNILVPRATVVTPNLFEAWQLAQTGPIKTVDDMKEAAVKIHELGAKYVVIKGGSKLNHPTAVDLFYDGKEFKLLESELVNTTYTHGAGCTFASAIAAELAKGKTVVEAVETAKDFITAAINHGFKLNQYVGPTMHGAYRLFGAGRSGATE; from the coding sequence ATGACAATGAAAAAAGTTCTAACAATTGCTGGCTCAGACACAAGCGGGGGTGCCGGAATTCAAGCTGACCTTAAAACATTCCAGGAGCTTGGCGTATATGGAATGACGGCTCTGACTACTATCGTAACGATGGATCCGAAAAATAATTGGAACCATAACGTGTTTCCAATTGCGCTCGACACTCTTGAGACTCAGCTGGAAACGATTCTTTCAACAGGCATTGATGCAATGAAAACAGGTATGCTTGGTTCAGTCGAGATCGTTGAGCTTGCAGCCAAAACAATTGATGAGAATCAATTAGATAAAGTAGTCATTGATCCGGTTTTAGTTTGTAAAGGAGAAGATGAAGTTCTTCACCCTGAAACAGCAGATGCGTTAAGAAACATTCTTGTCCCTCGTGCAACAGTTGTGACACCTAACCTTTTTGAAGCGTGGCAGCTGGCACAAACAGGACCAATCAAAACAGTGGACGATATGAAGGAAGCCGCTGTGAAAATCCATGAACTTGGAGCAAAATATGTTGTAATCAAAGGCGGCAGCAAGCTAAACCATCCTACAGCCGTTGATCTTTTCTACGATGGAAAGGAATTCAAGCTTTTGGAATCTGAGTTGGTCAACACAACCTATACACATGGGGCAGGCTGCACATTCGCATCAGCCATTGCAGCTGAGCTTGCGAAAGGCAAAACGGTTGTTGAAGCCGTTGAAACAGCAAAAGATTTCATTACTGCTGCTATTAATCATGGCTTTAAATTAAATCAATACGTGGGGCCAACGATGCACGGTGCATACCGTCTGTTTGGCGCTGGGCGATCAGGAGCAACTGAATAA
- a CDS encoding biotin/lipoate A/B protein ligase family protein: MNDLLQQDQWRVIDQSSAAVHLHALYSFGMDDTLCASVGSGMAPPTARAWVHRDTVVLGIQDTKLPFLEEGIGYLQNEGYHVIVRNSGGLAVVLDEGVLNLTLVFSESDKGIDINRGYDAMWMLVKEMFSDFNKEIEAREIVGSYCPGSYDLSIGGKKFAGISQRRLRNGVAVQIYLCVQGSGSARAEQIERFYATSKKDADSKFLFPEIKPEVMASLSELLGQKLSIQDVMLRFLQALKNRSNHLFSGELQGEEISLFEGYYQRMVERNEKVLR, encoded by the coding sequence ATGAATGATTTACTACAGCAAGATCAATGGAGAGTGATTGATCAGTCGTCAGCAGCCGTCCATTTACATGCTTTATATTCATTCGGAATGGATGATACCCTCTGTGCATCGGTTGGGAGCGGAATGGCTCCACCAACGGCAAGGGCTTGGGTTCACCGGGATACAGTTGTTTTAGGCATCCAGGATACAAAGCTTCCCTTTCTGGAAGAGGGGATAGGCTATTTGCAAAACGAGGGTTATCATGTCATTGTCAGAAATTCTGGCGGATTGGCCGTTGTTTTGGATGAAGGGGTCTTAAATTTAACTCTAGTTTTTTCCGAAAGTGATAAGGGTATTGATATTAATCGCGGCTATGATGCAATGTGGATGCTCGTTAAGGAAATGTTTTCCGATTTTAATAAGGAAATAGAGGCAAGGGAGATTGTTGGCTCCTATTGTCCGGGCAGCTATGACTTAAGTATAGGCGGAAAAAAGTTCGCTGGTATCTCCCAAAGGCGCCTGCGAAATGGGGTAGCTGTACAGATTTATCTCTGTGTACAAGGAAGCGGGAGTGCCCGTGCTGAACAAATTGAACGTTTTTATGCAACTTCCAAGAAGGATGCAGACTCTAAATTCCTTTTTCCTGAAATAAAGCCTGAGGTGATGGCCTCTTTATCTGAATTGCTGGGGCAAAAACTTTCAATACAGGATGTAATGCTTCGGTTTTTGCAAGCATTAAAGAATCGTTCCAACCACTTATTTTCAGGTGAACTGCAGGGTGAGGAGATTTCGCTGTTTGAAGGGTATTATCAGCGTATGGTCGAGCGAAATGAAAAGGTGCTCCGGTGA
- the gerQ gene encoding spore coat protein GerQ produces MSQSGFNPYGTPYYGFQQPMAGVPGQKPSMSAQPVMPQMPTVQQTMGMMPTGGMLPPQTTGMSPQTTGPQVPGMLPIEQSYIENILRLNKGKLVTVYATFENNREWNTKKFEGIIEAAGRDHLILSDPQSGMRFLIPMVYVDYVTFSEEIEYEYPGFTPPGMLSQFSPR; encoded by the coding sequence ATGAGTCAATCAGGTTTTAATCCATATGGAACACCTTATTATGGGTTTCAGCAGCCTATGGCAGGTGTGCCGGGACAAAAGCCTTCAATGAGTGCCCAGCCTGTCATGCCACAAATGCCAACAGTTCAGCAAACAATGGGGATGATGCCAACTGGCGGGATGCTTCCTCCGCAAACCACTGGAATGAGCCCACAAACAACTGGCCCGCAGGTACCTGGCATGCTTCCGATTGAACAATCTTATATCGAGAACATTCTGCGCTTAAACAAAGGAAAGCTTGTCACCGTTTATGCAACCTTTGAGAACAATAGAGAATGGAATACGAAAAAATTCGAGGGAATCATTGAAGCTGCTGGAAGAGACCACTTGATATTAAGTGATCCTCAATCAGGCATGAGATTCTTAATTCCAATGGTGTATGTAGATTATGTGACATTCTCCGAAGAGATCGAATACGAGTACCCAGGGTTCACACCACCTGGAATGTTATCGCAATTTAGCCCTAGATAA
- a CDS encoding ABC transporter permease, with the protein MLIGQLKGYEAAIPWKIIAISVIGGWVACMPLAALQLFVSTAWSSFAAPLAINVIFTLPNILIVNSEKFGLYYPWAQPFLLMMPGQGESFGALNVSFETLFIVVIGSLFYFFYQDLPIFKEKKSSILLIGGCFSFYVVNL; encoded by the coding sequence TTGCTTATCGGGCAGCTTAAAGGCTATGAAGCAGCCATTCCATGGAAAATCATTGCGATTAGTGTAATCGGAGGCTGGGTTGCCTGTATGCCACTTGCTGCTTTACAGCTTTTTGTGTCAACTGCCTGGTCAAGCTTTGCAGCACCACTAGCGATTAATGTGATTTTTACATTGCCCAATATTCTAATCGTGAATTCAGAGAAATTCGGTCTTTATTATCCGTGGGCACAGCCATTTCTGCTTATGATGCCTGGACAAGGAGAAAGCTTTGGCGCGTTGAATGTATCGTTCGAAACATTGTTTATCGTTGTCATCGGCAGCTTGTTTTATTTTTTCTATCAAGATTTACCTATTTTCAAAGAAAAGAAATCTAGCATCCTTCTGATTGGGGGATGTTTTTCCTTCTATGTTGTGAATTTATAG
- a CDS encoding YojF family protein: protein MESVIIEKVQKEIDRFAKKDVYIHLETTNGAYASHFDKSFFSSGAYIRNALLQYEHGKIVGNGPYRVGLKMSFGWVYAEGITHFEIDEKGRLLLAGHDNEGRLAVALQISETPF, encoded by the coding sequence ATGGAATCAGTAATAATCGAGAAGGTGCAAAAGGAAATAGACCGCTTTGCTAAGAAAGATGTATATATTCATTTGGAAACGACTAACGGGGCCTATGCTTCCCATTTTGATAAGTCTTTTTTCTCTTCGGGGGCCTATATTCGAAATGCTCTTCTGCAATATGAGCACGGAAAAATAGTAGGAAATGGACCTTATCGGGTTGGGCTCAAAATGAGCTTTGGCTGGGTATATGCTGAAGGAATCACCCATTTTGAAATCGATGAAAAGGGGCGTCTCCTTTTAGCCGGACATGATAACGAAGGCAGGCTCGCTGTCGCGCTGCAAATTAGCGAGACACCTTTTTAA
- a CDS encoding YwdI family protein → MNISVQQLLGKMEKELKEAKDSSTTARLRERIHAIKSLCELILDEPAQEKGLTPSINSYMAPAVQDVQPAAPIQQPKRMEMDDSANGESLFDF, encoded by the coding sequence TTGAACATTTCTGTCCAGCAGCTTTTAGGGAAGATGGAAAAAGAATTGAAGGAAGCAAAAGATAGTTCAACAACGGCAAGGCTACGTGAAAGAATTCATGCGATTAAATCTTTATGTGAGTTAATTCTTGACGAGCCGGCACAGGAAAAGGGCTTAACCCCTTCAATAAATTCTTACATGGCTCCAGCTGTACAGGACGTTCAGCCAGCAGCTCCCATTCAGCAGCCGAAGCGAATGGAAATGGATGATAGTGCTAACGGGGAATCTTTATTTGATTTTTAA